In the genome of Microcoleus vaginatus PCC 9802, the window TTCCTCTAAATATCGGTGATATTAATAAGGTCGCGAATGTGATTTTCTAGGGTGAAAGCAAGTGATCCGAGTAGAGTAAAGTTGTGACTTGGGTCACAGCGCCACAGGTAGCCCCAAGCAATTCCATCCCGCGCCGATTTTTGGGTAGGACGTGGGGCCGAGGGCATTTCGCTAAAATGATCGTTAATCCCCCAACCAGTTTAATTTTTACCCCAGTACCGAAAATGCTTGATTTTCTCAATCCTCTCTTGGGCCGCAAGCCCGATCGCATCAAAGCCAATGTGGAAATATATACTTGGCAAACCTGTCCCTACTGCATCCGCGCCAAAACTTTGCTGTGGTGGAAAGGCGTAAATTTCACGGAATACAAAATTGATGGCGACGAAGCGGCTAGAAAAGCAATGGCCGATCGCGCTAACGGACGCCGCAGCGTGCCCCAAATTTTCATTAATAAGCAACACGTAGGCGGCTGCGATGACATTCACAAACTCGATTCAGATGGACAGTTAGATCCGCTGCTAGCTCAACCAGCAGTTTAAATTAGTGTAGGTTGGGTTTCGTTCCACCTGCTCAACCTACAAATTTACAAATCTTTGGCAAATTTACTTAGATTATCTTGCCGCCATTTAGCATCGCCGCGCCTGTCTGTTTGCAATTCTAAGACGCGAATCCCGCTATTTGGCAAAAAACTTAATTTTTGTTTGAACTGTTCCCAATCGTCTATTATCTCGTGTTTCACGCCGTAAGTTGCACACAACTGAGCAAAATTTATCTGCTGCGGCGTCGCAAAAAACTCTTCAAAGGGCGGGTCAAATTTGGCAACGGGCAACATTTCAAAAATTCCGCCACCGTTGTTATTAATTAATATGATTGTCAGATGACCGACAAATTTATTTTTAATTAAAAAACCGTTCGTATCGTGCAAAAGTGTTAAATCGCCTGTTAGCATGATGCTGCTTTGATGGCGGTGAGCAACTCCCAACGCTGTTGATAATGTGCCGTCTATACCGTTCGCGCCACGATTGACAAAAGGTTTTATTTCTAAGTGGTTTGGCTTCCAGAAAAACTCGACATCTCGGACGGGCATACTGTTGGCAATAAATATCGGTGTTGCAGGTGGCAAAATTTGGGAAAGCAGCCAGGAAACTTTGGGTTCGATTATGTTGTTAATTGCTGATATTTTTTGGTCTATTGTTTGTCTGACTTGGATTTCGGTGTTGCGCCAAAGTTGGAGGTATTCGTTTGATGGAGAGGTTAGAACCCCCCCTAACCCCCCCTTGCTAAGGGGGGGGACTTGAGGAAGGATATTAGTGGCTAGATGCTCTACAGAGGTTCGCAGGTGAATTGTTTGGCCGTGTAGCGGATCGAAATTGTGGTGGCTGGGGTCGATTATGTAGCGTTGTGGTTGGGTTTTGTCTAGCCAGTTTCGCAGTTCTTTGCTTGTGGGTAAGTCTCCGATTTGAATGGCGATTTCTGGGGTTAATTTATCTGCTAGTTCGCGGTTTCGCAGGATTAAATCGTAGGTGGAAATTAGATGGGGGTTTAGTTGAGCGTAGTTTCTGACTGGGGATAGTCCTTCTGCTAAAACTGGCCAGTTTAAGGATTTGGAAATTTGGGCGATCGCACTACAGTATTTTTCGGCAAATTGAGGCTGTGCAACGCCTGCAATAATAATCCCTCGATCGCACTTTTGCCATTGTTGCATGGTACTTTCTTCTCCCCCCCTTAACAAGGGGGGGCTGGGGGGGGTAGAGCTTTCTCCTGCGAAAATGGGTTCTAATCCTGCAAAGAAATCTTCGGGATTAAATTGTGTTTCTAAAGCTTCTACGGCTATGTCTGGAACGGGTACAAGCGGGTCGCGAAAGGGGAGGTTGATGTGGACGGGGCCTGGTGTTGGAAATTGCGATCGCTCCCAAGCATACACGATCGTCTGCCGCAGATAGTCTAGCATTCCTCTGGACGCAGAAGGTATCGCTAATTCGGCTTGCCAGTTCGGATAATTGCCGTATATTTTAACTTGGTCGATCGCTTGTCCGGCGTGACAGTCCCGCAGTTCGGGAGGTCGATCGGCGGTGAATATTAGTAGCGGAATTCGACTTTCTCGGGCTTCTATTATAGCAGGATAAAAGTTGGCGGCGGCGGTTCCAGATGTACAAATTAGTGCGGTTGGTAAACCGGATTTTTTGGCGATTCCTAATGCAAAAAAGCTGGCTGAACGTTCGTCGAGTATGGGAATAGTTTCTATTTTGTTGTTCTGGGCAAAGGCTATTGTTAGCGGTGCCGATCGCGAACCGGGACAAATCACGGCTGTAGTTAATCCCAGTCTTTGCAATGTCTCTGCTAATATTGAAGACCAGAGAGTGTTGGTATTGCGAAAATCAATCATTTTTATAATATATTGCTAAACCAAAGCGTTTAAAAGTGGTTGTAATTTGAGCTGAATTTCTGCTAGTTCTTTCTCTGGTTCCGAACCAGCCACAATACCGGCACCAGCATAAAGTATAGCCCGATCGCCATCGATTAATGCCGATCGAATGCCGACGGCAAATTCGCCGTTCCCCCTGCGATCGATCCAGCCCAGAGGTGCTGCGTACAAAGAGCGATCGCAGCTTTCGCAGCGGCGAATTTGCTCTAGGGCAATATCTCTCGGCACGCCTGCTACCGCTGGGGTTGGATGCAGTTGAGCTAAAATTTTTAATAAATGAATATCAGGGGGGATTTGAGCAGTTATGGGTGTCCACAAATGCTGAATGTTTGATAGTTGCAGCAGTCTGGGCACTGGGGAAAAATTGGGAGTTATGCCGAGTTTAGACAGGCGATCGACAATAAAGTCAATCACAACTTGATGTTCTCGAATATCTTTCTCGCTCTCAAGCAATCCCTGGGCTAATTTTGCATCTCCCGCCTCAGTTTTTCCCCTCGGTGCTGAACCTGCTAAAGCATCTGTTAATAACTGATTGCTGTGAATGCTAATTAAGCGTTCTGGACTGGCACCGATAAAAGTTTGTCCTTTGCCGTTACTGGTTGAAAATACATAGCAATCTGGATAGCTGAGGCGCAAGTTATTTAATGAATCTATTAAACTGAAAGGGGTTTGAGAAATCACATTGATTGCTTGAGATAAAACTATTTTACTAAAATATTTAGAGGCTATCAATTCTAAAGCAGACTTGACTGATGTTTTAAATTGACTGGCATCATTGACGGGAATTTGTTTAAAAGAGAGCGAACTGTTGATAGCAGTAGTTAGTTTAGGGTATTTACGAGATTCAATTTTATCAAATGTTTGCCAAATATTTTCAGCGATGCTTTTAATGTTTAGATCTTTTTCTATTACGGTATTTGCCACGAGAATGCAGCTATCTTTCTGTCTGGTAATTTGCCATTTTGGTAAAAATATGGTGGCGGGCGGAAAGTAAGAATTAGCCACAATGTTCTCATCAAAAAAAGCAAAACTACAAAAAAAGTGAGGCCCGCTAAATGGCAAGCGTTCCGCACCAATGGTAATTGTATTGGCAAGTGTTGAACGAATAAAATTTTGAGCTAAGGCAAATCGCTCGGTTCCTGCTACTGTGAGATGGATTGCCGAATCAAGGGCTGCAATCGCAAAACTTTTGCCGACAATAGGGTTTCTTTTTTCAAAGTAAAAGTGCCGCTGACAAGGTTCGGAAATCTCTTGCAGTACAGCTAGCGGATCGAGGGGGTAAATTTCCTGAGAAATACTAACTATTTTTGTGCGATCTTTTTCGGTTAAAGACTGCTGGCAATTTAACAGAAACTGATGCAGTTGATTGCGGTCTTGCAAGAGATTAGCGCGGTGCGGTATTACTGTC includes:
- the grxC gene encoding glutaredoxin 3; the protein is MLDFLNPLLGRKPDRIKANVEIYTWQTCPYCIRAKTLLWWKGVNFTEYKIDGDEAARKAMADRANGRRSVPQIFINKQHVGGCDDIHKLDSDGQLDPLLAQPAV
- a CDS encoding 2-succinyl-5-enolpyruvyl-6-hydroxy-3-cyclohexene-1-carboxylic-acid synthase, coding for MIDFRNTNTLWSSILAETLQRLGLTTAVICPGSRSAPLTIAFAQNNKIETIPILDERSASFFALGIAKKSGLPTALICTSGTAAANFYPAIIEARESRIPLLIFTADRPPELRDCHAGQAIDQVKIYGNYPNWQAELAIPSASRGMLDYLRQTIVYAWERSQFPTPGPVHINLPFRDPLVPVPDIAVEALETQFNPEDFFAGLEPIFAGESSTPPSPPLLRGGEESTMQQWQKCDRGIIIAGVAQPQFAEKYCSAIAQISKSLNWPVLAEGLSPVRNYAQLNPHLISTYDLILRNRELADKLTPEIAIQIGDLPTSKELRNWLDKTQPQRYIIDPSHHNFDPLHGQTIHLRTSVEHLATNILPQVPPLSKGGLGGVLTSPSNEYLQLWRNTEIQVRQTIDQKISAINNIIEPKVSWLLSQILPPATPIFIANSMPVRDVEFFWKPNHLEIKPFVNRGANGIDGTLSTALGVAHRHQSSIMLTGDLTLLHDTNGFLIKNKFVGHLTIILINNNGGGIFEMLPVAKFDPPFEEFFATPQQINFAQLCATYGVKHEIIDDWEQFKQKLSFLPNSGIRVLELQTDRRGDAKWRQDNLSKFAKDL
- a CDS encoding isochorismate synthase; the protein is MTVIPHRANLLQDRNQLHQFLLNCQQSLTEKDRTKIVSISQEIYPLDPLAVLQEISEPCQRHFYFEKRNPIVGKSFAIAALDSAIHLTVAGTERFALAQNFIRSTLANTITIGAERLPFSGPHFFCSFAFFDENIVANSYFPPATIFLPKWQITRQKDSCILVANTVIEKDLNIKSIAENIWQTFDKIESRKYPKLTTAINSSLSFKQIPVNDASQFKTSVKSALELIASKYFSKIVLSQAINVISQTPFSLIDSLNNLRLSYPDCYVFSTSNGKGQTFIGASPERLISIHSNQLLTDALAGSAPRGKTEAGDAKLAQGLLESEKDIREHQVVIDFIVDRLSKLGITPNFSPVPRLLQLSNIQHLWTPITAQIPPDIHLLKILAQLHPTPAVAGVPRDIALEQIRRCESCDRSLYAAPLGWIDRRGNGEFAVGIRSALIDGDRAILYAGAGIVAGSEPEKELAEIQLKLQPLLNALV